A portion of the bacterium genome contains these proteins:
- the nuoE gene encoding NADH-quinone oxidoreductase subunit NuoE: MMIKKIVKKHGNKKENLLQILHDIQSQNPKSYITEEDINTLSREMIISVSEIKGTASFYTMFSFTPRGKYIIRVCESPPCHILGAQTIFEAIESKLGVKAGETTDDGLFTLEGTSCLGICGVAPAMMINDEAYGNLNEEKIYKILGQIQEKEGGKA; the protein is encoded by the coding sequence ATGATGATAAAAAAAATTGTTAAAAAGCACGGAAATAAAAAAGAGAATTTATTGCAGATACTGCATGACATTCAGAGCCAAAATCCAAAGAGCTACATTACTGAAGAGGATATTAATACGCTAAGTAGAGAAATGATTATATCTGTATCCGAAATTAAGGGAACTGCTTCTTTTTACACCATGTTTAGTTTTACACCGCGCGGTAAATATATAATCAGAGTTTGTGAGAGTCCACCATGCCATATTCTAGGCGCGCAAACTATTTTCGAAGCGATAGAATCAAAATTAGGGGTTAAGGCTGGAGAAACAACTGATGATGGCCTTTTTACGTTAGAGGGAACAAGTTGTCTTGGGATTTGCGGAGTTGCTCCTGCTATGATGATCAATGATGAAGCCTATGGAAATTTAAACGAAGAAAAAATATATAAAATATTGGGGCAAATTCAAGAAAAGGAAGGGGGAAAAGCATGA
- a CDS encoding SO_0444 family Cu/Zn efflux transporter yields the protein MSVYLLFGFLFAGIIHVFLREGMIAKYLGKNNIMSVIKASLFGIPLPLCSCGVVPAALSLKKDGASKGSILSFLISTPTTGIDSIFATYSLLGGVFAFYRVIAAFITGVFAGIVANIFFRGEQPSSNTENKSTCKACDSHKHSTESHNFYDKVRGVFKYAFVDLLRDTGAWIIIGILAGGAISYFIPETFFAKYMGSVWQSMLIMLIVGIPMYVCSSGSIPIAAALILKGLNPGAAFVFLMVGPATNSAALTVITKEFGIKTVIIFLGSIIICSICLGVFLNYAWQFFNVDVTAHMMQHGRMIPPWIEIAASIVLLLCIFYSRLFSGVKK from the coding sequence ATGTCTGTTTATTTGTTATTCGGATTTCTTTTTGCGGGAATTATTCATGTCTTTTTAAGAGAAGGAATGATCGCAAAATACTTAGGCAAAAATAATATAATGTCAGTAATAAAGGCATCTTTGTTTGGGATACCTCTCCCATTATGCTCATGCGGAGTGGTTCCTGCTGCATTGTCTCTGAAAAAAGATGGAGCAAGCAAAGGCTCTATCCTATCGTTTCTAATCTCAACGCCAACAACAGGGATTGATTCGATTTTTGCTACATATTCATTATTGGGTGGAGTTTTTGCGTTTTACCGTGTTATTGCTGCTTTTATCACAGGTGTATTTGCAGGAATTGTCGCGAATATATTCTTTCGTGGAGAACAACCTTCTTCTAATACAGAGAATAAAAGCACGTGCAAAGCATGCGATAGCCATAAGCATTCTACGGAAAGCCACAATTTTTATGACAAGGTCAGGGGAGTCTTTAAATATGCATTTGTTGATTTGTTAAGAGACACCGGGGCATGGATTATTATAGGGATTCTAGCAGGCGGCGCTATATCATATTTTATTCCTGAAACTTTTTTCGCAAAATACATGGGTTCTGTATGGCAGTCTATGTTAATAATGCTTATTGTGGGAATACCAATGTATGTTTGTTCTTCTGGATCAATTCCAATAGCTGCAGCACTTATATTAAAAGGGCTGAATCCAGGAGCAGCATTTGTCTTTCTTATGGTTGGTCCTGCAACAAATTCAGCCGCATTAACTGTTATTACGAAAGAATTTGGAATAAAGACTGTTATTATTTTCCTGGGATCTATAATAATATGCAGTATATGTTTAGGAGTATTTTTGAACTATGCATGGCAATTCTTCAATGTTGATGTAACAGCACACATGATGCAGCATGGCAGGATGATACCTCCATGGATTGAAATAGCAGCAAGCATTGTTTTATTATTGTGCATTTTTTATAGCAGGCTTTTTAGCGGAGTTAAAAAATGA
- the nuoF gene encoding NADH-quinone oxidoreductase subunit NuoF, whose translation MYNLRTHVLLCYGGACLSSGAESLKGAMEKAINEVGIQNEVDVITTGCMGTCELGPVMIVYPDGVFYQKVKAEDAKEIVREHLLKGRVVKRLFYKKPKTEEMVEMFNDIDFFKLQKKIALRNCGIINPLDIDEYIAADGYMALGKALTEMTPHKVIKEIKRSGLRGRGGAGFPTGLKWELTAASAGKQKYVVCNADEGDPGAFMDRSILEGDPHSVMEAMMICGYAIGSNQGYVYVRAEYPLAVERLSLAIEQARKSELLGENILGTGFNFEIDIRMGAGAFVCGEETALMRSVEGMRGEPRTKPPFPAQKGLFDCPTVLNNVETFANVPYIILQGADDFASVGTEKSRGTKVFALAGDINNTGLIEIPIGMPLGTIIYDIGGGIPNNKKLKAVQIGGPSGGCIPVQHLNVPVDYESLQELGAIMGSGGLIVMDEDTCMVDLARYFMEFIQEESCGMCTPCRQGTRIMLDILTRICDGKGRMEDINILEELSYQIKQTSLCGLGQTAPNPILSTLKYFKVEYIEHIRDKKCRAGVCSKLVYAPCSNICPASVDVPAYLAYTKEGNFKQALKVHLKTNPFPAVCGRVCPHQCEAKCRRNDIDSAVNIRSVKRFMADSIEDYLECFPEKRKPNKLKIAVVGSGPSGLSNAYFLTMLGYDVTVFESESKAGGMLTHAIPSYRLPNNIVEKEIQALCGYGVKIKTATNVGRDISIDELRKQDFKAFYIASGAEDSIMPRIEGIDNEKVMTGLDFLYKVNNEEEVNAGKEVVVIGGGNTAIDAARTAKRLGADVTIVYRRTREEMPAEIEEIKEAENEGIKIQLLQNIKSVRSINNGLEVEFVNMRLSEFDKSGRRRPVEIETSSFFRKIDSLILAIGQKPSHGALFDKGLMKDMFAGGDVVTGPATVVEAIGEAQRAAEAIDKYLTGGREKYPWNIMNPIEVAFDTEEEPVSYKREKNLLIPLKDRKSFTEVEKTWNRETACKETERCLRCEYKKEEEEL comes from the coding sequence ATGTATAATCTAAGAACGCATGTTCTTCTTTGTTATGGAGGCGCCTGCCTTTCTTCCGGTGCTGAAAGTCTTAAGGGAGCAATGGAGAAAGCAATAAACGAAGTTGGCATTCAAAATGAAGTTGATGTTATTACTACCGGATGCATGGGAACCTGTGAGTTAGGTCCGGTTATGATTGTTTATCCTGATGGAGTATTTTACCAAAAGGTTAAAGCTGAAGACGCGAAAGAAATTGTCCGTGAACATTTGCTAAAAGGAAGAGTGGTTAAGCGTCTTTTTTACAAAAAGCCAAAGACTGAAGAAATGGTGGAAATGTTTAATGATATTGATTTCTTCAAGCTTCAGAAAAAAATAGCTCTCAGGAATTGCGGGATTATCAATCCGCTTGATATTGATGAGTATATTGCCGCTGACGGATATATGGCTCTTGGAAAAGCGCTGACGGAAATGACTCCGCATAAAGTGATCAAAGAAATCAAAAGATCAGGACTCAGGGGACGCGGAGGGGCAGGATTCCCTACAGGTTTAAAGTGGGAGCTTACTGCCGCATCCGCAGGAAAACAGAAGTATGTGGTATGTAACGCTGATGAGGGCGATCCCGGAGCTTTCATGGACAGAAGTATTCTGGAAGGAGATCCTCACAGTGTCATGGAAGCCATGATGATATGCGGTTATGCTATTGGCTCAAATCAGGGATATGTGTATGTTCGCGCAGAATATCCACTGGCAGTAGAAAGATTATCGCTTGCCATTGAGCAGGCAAGGAAGAGCGAACTTCTTGGAGAAAATATTCTTGGAACAGGTTTTAATTTTGAGATAGATATCAGGATGGGCGCCGGAGCCTTCGTATGCGGAGAGGAAACTGCGCTTATGCGTTCCGTAGAAGGCATGAGGGGAGAACCGCGGACAAAACCGCCTTTTCCAGCTCAAAAGGGTCTGTTTGACTGCCCAACAGTGCTAAATAATGTAGAAACTTTTGCCAATGTCCCTTATATAATTTTGCAAGGTGCTGATGATTTTGCTTCTGTCGGAACTGAGAAAAGTAGAGGAACAAAGGTTTTTGCTCTGGCGGGAGATATAAATAACACAGGTCTTATTGAGATACCTATTGGAATGCCATTGGGAACAATTATCTATGATATCGGAGGAGGTATTCCAAATAATAAAAAATTAAAAGCAGTGCAGATTGGAGGCCCTTCAGGCGGATGCATTCCTGTTCAACACTTAAATGTACCCGTTGATTATGAATCATTGCAGGAACTCGGCGCTATTATGGGCTCGGGCGGTTTGATTGTTATGGATGAAGACACCTGTATGGTTGATCTGGCGCGCTATTTCATGGAGTTCATTCAGGAAGAGTCGTGTGGGATGTGTACTCCATGCCGTCAAGGAACGCGAATTATGCTGGACATTCTTACCAGGATCTGTGATGGAAAAGGCAGAATGGAGGACATCAATATTCTTGAAGAATTATCATATCAAATAAAACAAACTTCACTTTGCGGATTAGGACAAACTGCGCCAAATCCGATTTTATCTACTTTGAAATATTTCAAAGTAGAATATATTGAACATATCCGGGATAAAAAATGCCGCGCAGGAGTATGTTCAAAATTGGTATATGCTCCCTGCTCTAATATCTGTCCTGCATCAGTAGATGTGCCGGCCTATCTGGCATATACAAAAGAGGGCAACTTCAAACAAGCTTTAAAGGTTCATTTGAAGACTAATCCGTTCCCTGCAGTCTGCGGACGTGTATGTCCACACCAGTGCGAAGCTAAATGCAGAAGGAACGATATTGATTCGGCGGTAAACATTCGTTCTGTAAAACGTTTTATGGCAGATTCAATAGAAGATTATCTGGAATGTTTCCCTGAAAAGCGCAAGCCTAACAAACTAAAGATAGCTGTAGTAGGTTCAGGACCATCAGGTCTATCCAATGCCTATTTTTTAACCATGCTGGGGTATGATGTAACTGTTTTTGAATCTGAGTCCAAAGCAGGAGGAATGCTTACCCACGCTATTCCTTCCTATAGACTTCCTAATAATATTGTGGAGAAAGAAATTCAGGCTTTATGTGGATATGGGGTGAAAATAAAAACTGCTACGAATGTCGGCAGGGATATCAGCATTGACGAACTTAGAAAACAGGACTTTAAAGCTTTTTATATTGCTTCCGGCGCAGAGGATTCTATTATGCCACGCATTGAAGGGATAGATAATGAAAAAGTTATGACTGGATTGGATTTTTTATATAAAGTAAATAACGAAGAAGAGGTAAATGCAGGAAAGGAAGTAGTAGTTATTGGCGGCGGAAACACAGCAATTGATGCTGCAAGAACAGCAAAACGACTTGGCGCAGATGTGACCATAGTATATCGTCGAACCAGAGAAGAAATGCCTGCTGAAATAGAGGAAATTAAGGAGGCGGAAAACGAGGGGATAAAGATACAGCTTCTTCAAAATATTAAATCAGTCAGGTCAATTAATAATGGGTTAGAAGTTGAATTTGTAAATATGCGGCTTAGCGAATTTGATAAATCAGGCAGACGAAGACCTGTCGAAATAGAAACATCTTCTTTTTTCAGGAAAATTGATTCATTGATTTTAGCTATCGGGCAGAAACCGTCTCATGGCGCTTTATTCGACAAAGGATTAATGAAAGATATGTTTGCCGGCGGGGATGTAGTAACAGGTCCTGCTACAGTGGTAGAGGCGATTGGGGAGGCGCAGAGAGCAGCAGAGGCTATTGATAAATATTTAACCGGCGGCAGAGAGAAATACCCATGGAATATTATGAATCCAATTGAAGTTGCATTTGACACGGAAGAAGAACCTGTTAGTTATAAAAGAGAAAAAAATCTTTTGATTCCCTTAAAAGATAGAAAATCTTTTACTGAAGTTGAAAAAACATGGAACAGAGAGACTGCCTGCAAAGAAACAGAGAGATGTCTGCGTTGTGAATATAAAAAAGAAGAGGAAGAGCTATGA
- the nuoE gene encoding NADH-quinone oxidoreductase subunit NuoE yields MECLCKEKELTSEQKYSQLKEFIDKSKDKKGYLIPVLHMAQTIFGYLSLEVQNFVAMEMDISVSIVTGVVTFYSYFKTSPTGRHTITVCLGTACYVRGAKKILEALEKKLGIKIGETTEDRRFSLGAQRCLGACGLAPVIMVGKDIHGRMSAQKLDAIIEQYK; encoded by the coding sequence ATGGAATGCCTTTGCAAAGAAAAGGAACTTACCAGTGAACAGAAATATAGCCAGCTTAAAGAGTTCATTGATAAAAGCAAGGATAAAAAAGGCTATTTAATTCCTGTTCTCCACATGGCTCAAACAATCTTTGGATATCTTTCCCTTGAAGTGCAAAATTTTGTAGCAATGGAAATGGATATTTCGGTAAGTATAGTTACGGGAGTGGTTACTTTTTATTCCTATTTTAAAACCTCTCCTACCGGCAGGCATACTATTACTGTATGTTTGGGTACGGCTTGTTATGTCAGAGGCGCAAAAAAAATATTAGAAGCGCTTGAGAAAAAACTTGGTATCAAGATCGGTGAAACTACTGAAGATAGAAGATTTTCTCTTGGAGCGCAAAGATGTTTAGGGGCCTGCGGATTAGCTCCTGTCATTATGGTTGGCAAAGATATCCATGGACGGATGTCTGCTCAAAAATTAGATGCAATAATAGAACAATATAAATAA
- a CDS encoding NADH-dependent [FeFe] hydrogenase, group A6, whose amino-acid sequence MLNITVNNARLEVSENITILDAARKIGIKIPTLCYLADLQNPGSCRMCVVEVEGAKALQPSCVTKVSEGMKIHTNTKKVRDARKIILELLLSDHPWECNTCDRNQSCELQKLADEYGIKEVRFQSVRERMPLDESTPGIVRDPNKCILCRRCVSVCHEVQGVDTLAPRARGFDTIIAPGQGDTLEEAVCVQCGQCAAVCPVGAISEKDDIDKVWTAIDDPNKFVVVQTAPAIRAALGECFDLKPGTLIKGKMTAALKRLGFDKVFDTNFTADLTILEEGTELLTRLKKALVDKDKNVALPMFTSCSPGWINYMENFYPELIPNVSTCKSPQQMFGAIAKTYYANKIGKKKEDIVVVSIMPCTAKKFECSREEMNASGVKDVDYVLTTRELGRFIKQAGIDFVNLPDEEMDAPLGISTGAADIFANTGGVMEAALRTAYEIITGKELPFNKLHVTPIQGLDGLKEASLKIEGTTKDWRFLEGVTLNVAVAHGLGNAKKLIESIKSGKKSYHFIEVMACPGGCIGGGGQPRMTTNEVRQARINAIYKEDEGRKLRKSHENPAVKEIYEEFLIKPLGEKSHHLLHTTYTNKKDPSEKEC is encoded by the coding sequence ATGCTGAACATTACGGTAAATAATGCCCGCTTAGAAGTATCAGAAAATATAACGATTCTGGATGCTGCTAGAAAGATTGGAATAAAGATACCCACTTTATGTTATCTGGCGGATCTTCAGAACCCCGGATCATGCAGGATGTGTGTTGTAGAGGTAGAAGGAGCGAAAGCGCTTCAACCCTCATGTGTAACAAAAGTTTCTGAAGGCATGAAGATCCACACTAACACCAAAAAAGTGCGTGATGCCAGAAAGATAATATTGGAGCTGCTTTTAAGCGACCATCCATGGGAATGCAATACTTGTGACCGCAATCAGAGTTGCGAACTTCAGAAACTGGCGGATGAATATGGTATTAAGGAAGTTAGATTTCAGTCCGTAAGAGAGAGAATGCCTTTGGATGAAAGCACCCCCGGAATTGTCAGAGATCCAAATAAATGCATTCTTTGCAGAAGATGCGTTAGTGTGTGCCATGAGGTTCAGGGAGTAGACACATTAGCTCCAAGAGCGCGTGGGTTTGATACAATCATTGCGCCCGGGCAAGGAGATACGCTTGAAGAGGCTGTTTGTGTTCAGTGCGGACAGTGCGCTGCAGTTTGTCCTGTCGGAGCAATAAGTGAAAAAGATGATATTGACAAAGTGTGGACAGCTATTGATGATCCAAACAAGTTTGTGGTTGTTCAGACTGCTCCTGCAATTCGTGCAGCCCTTGGGGAATGCTTTGACCTAAAACCTGGAACTTTAATCAAAGGGAAAATGACAGCGGCTCTCAAAAGACTTGGATTTGATAAGGTATTTGATACTAACTTTACTGCTGATTTAACTATTCTGGAGGAAGGCACAGAGCTTCTTACGAGGTTAAAGAAGGCACTGGTTGACAAGGATAAAAATGTAGCTCTGCCTATGTTTACTTCATGTTCGCCCGGATGGATAAATTACATGGAGAATTTTTATCCAGAACTAATTCCTAATGTATCCACCTGTAAGTCTCCTCAGCAGATGTTCGGAGCTATTGCAAAAACATACTATGCTAACAAAATTGGCAAGAAAAAAGAGGATATAGTAGTGGTATCTATCATGCCGTGTACTGCCAAAAAATTTGAGTGCAGTCGGGAGGAGATGAATGCCAGCGGAGTTAAGGACGTTGATTATGTGCTAACAACAAGAGAATTAGGCAGGTTTATTAAGCAGGCTGGCATAGACTTCGTGAATCTTCCTGATGAGGAAATGGATGCGCCTCTGGGTATATCTACTGGCGCTGCGGATATATTTGCAAATACCGGCGGAGTTATGGAAGCGGCTCTCAGAACAGCATATGAAATTATTACAGGGAAAGAGCTGCCGTTTAATAAATTGCATGTTACTCCCATTCAAGGGCTTGACGGCCTAAAGGAAGCGTCTCTCAAGATAGAAGGCACAACAAAGGATTGGAGATTTCTTGAAGGTGTTACATTGAATGTTGCAGTTGCTCATGGTCTTGGAAATGCAAAGAAATTAATAGAATCAATAAAAAGCGGCAAAAAATCCTATCACTTTATAGAAGTCATGGCATGTCCCGGAGGCTGTATTGGCGGAGGCGGACAGCCGAGAATGACAACTAATGAAGTAAGACAGGCAAGAATAAACGCAATATACAAAGAAGATGAAGGCAGAAAACTCAGAAAATCTCATGAAAATCCTGCAGTAAAGGAGATCTATGAGGAATTTCTTATAAAACCTCTCGGGGAAAAATCCCATCATCTTCTGCATACAACCTATACAAACAAAAAAGACCCATCCGAAAAGGAATGCTAA
- a CDS encoding 2-hydroxyacid dehydrogenase, protein MKNIKIAFFDTKPYDQDFFDKVNDKYGFPIKYFKGHLNHDAAKLTQGYEVVCAFVNDVLDKKVIGTLKQNGIELIAMRCAGYNNVDLNAAYKNIPVVRVPAYSPYAVAEHATALMMGLNRKIHKAYYRTRDGNFAINGLLGFDMHGKTAGIIGTGKIGRCLAPILKGFGMNVLAYDTSPDKAYAKASGIRYVTLSELYRSSDIISLHCPLTPETNYMINKESIDQMKSGVTIINTGRGKLIKTQALINGLKSGKIGAAGLDVYEEESEYFFEDYSSTVISDDVLARLMTFPNVLITSHQGFFTREALTNIAETTLNNIIEFYKDGYLKNEICYRCESDKCKKKSGKRCF, encoded by the coding sequence ATGAAAAACATTAAAATAGCATTTTTTGATACAAAACCGTATGATCAGGATTTTTTTGATAAGGTAAACGATAAGTACGGTTTCCCAATTAAGTATTTCAAAGGTCATTTAAACCATGATGCCGCTAAGTTGACTCAAGGATACGAGGTAGTGTGCGCTTTTGTTAATGACGTTCTGGATAAGAAGGTAATCGGCACTTTAAAACAAAATGGGATAGAACTTATTGCTATGAGATGCGCAGGATACAATAATGTTGATTTGAATGCCGCATACAAGAATATCCCTGTCGTAAGAGTACCTGCATACTCACCATACGCTGTCGCTGAACATGCAACAGCGCTTATGATGGGTTTAAACAGAAAAATACATAAAGCTTATTATCGTACCCGCGATGGAAACTTCGCTATTAATGGTTTATTAGGATTTGATATGCACGGTAAGACAGCGGGCATAATTGGGACAGGGAAGATAGGAAGATGCCTTGCGCCAATTTTAAAGGGATTTGGTATGAATGTACTTGCATATGATACATCCCCTGATAAAGCTTACGCAAAGGCTTCAGGTATCAGGTATGTTACGCTTTCTGAGCTTTATAGGTCTTCGGATATTATTTCGCTTCACTGTCCGTTAACCCCTGAAACAAATTACATGATAAATAAAGAAAGCATAGATCAGATGAAATCTGGCGTAACGATAATAAACACAGGAAGGGGTAAATTGATCAAAACACAGGCATTGATTAACGGCCTTAAAAGTGGAAAGATCGGAGCGGCAGGACTTGATGTTTACGAAGAAGAGAGTGAATATTTCTTTGAAGACTATTCATCTACTGTTATCAGCGATGATGTATTAGCAAGACTTATGACTTTCCCAAATGTTCTTATCACCTCACATCAGGGATTTTTCACCAGAGAGGCATTGACTAATATTGCAGAAACAACTTTGAATAATATTATTGAATTTTATAAAGACGGATATTTAAAAAACGAAATTTGTTATCGCTGTGAAAGTGATAAATGTAAGAAGAAATCTGGAAAAAGGTGTTTTTAA
- a CDS encoding acetate uptake transporter, with protein sequence MTRQEDLTSNPAPLGLMGFGMTTVLLNLHNAGLFELGSMILGMGIFYGGLAQVVAGIMEWKKGNTFGTTAFTSYGFFWLSLVALIVMPKMGLIAAPEKSAMVAYLIMWCIFTAVLFIGTLKLNRALQIVFASLALLFFLLALGDFTNSSTIKHIAGYEGIFCGLSAIYAALAQVLNEVYGKTVAPIWPVKN encoded by the coding sequence ATGACTAGACAAGAGGATCTTACATCCAATCCTGCCCCACTCGGTTTGATGGGCTTTGGAATGACTACAGTGCTGTTAAATTTGCATAATGCTGGTCTTTTCGAGCTAGGTTCAATGATATTGGGGATGGGGATTTTTTATGGTGGGTTAGCCCAGGTCGTTGCTGGAATCATGGAATGGAAAAAAGGCAATACCTTTGGAACAACTGCATTTACATCCTATGGTTTTTTCTGGCTCTCTTTGGTTGCGTTGATTGTAATGCCTAAAATGGGATTGATTGCAGCACCGGAAAAATCAGCTATGGTAGCATATTTAATAATGTGGTGCATTTTCACTGCAGTTCTATTTATTGGCACACTAAAATTGAACCGAGCGTTACAAATCGTGTTCGCCTCTCTAGCATTGCTCTTCTTTTTATTAGCCCTCGGGGACTTTACAAATAGCAGTACTATAAAACACATTGCAGGTTACGAAGGAATTTTCTGTGGCCTTTCTGCTATTTATGCCGCTTTAGCTCAAGTGCTTAACGAAGTATATGGAAAAACCGTCGCTCCCATTTGGCCTGTAAAAAATTAG
- a CDS encoding ATP-binding protein, with the protein MKDLADHLFDILENSVTAEATEIKVTLGLCNKRFFCEIKDNGRGIKSEDVTDPFVTSRKERKVGLGLPLLKKTAENTNGFLRISRLEDNGTFLEFETDISHIDAKPFGNLAKVFVDALRSWPGVDFEVLIERKKSKNEQVLNTKEIRDTMGCSDIQYKEIQDFVYQSIDKELTRIGINTQFGNF; encoded by the coding sequence ATGAAAGATTTAGCAGACCATTTATTTGACATTCTGGAAAATTCAGTGACGGCTGAGGCGACGGAAATTAAAGTTACATTGGGACTGTGTAATAAGCGATTTTTTTGTGAAATAAAAGATAATGGCAGAGGTATTAAAAGCGAAGACGTGACTGATCCTTTTGTAACATCCAGAAAGGAACGAAAAGTTGGGTTGGGCCTTCCGCTTTTGAAGAAGACAGCAGAAAATACAAACGGATTTCTCAGGATTTCTAGATTAGAAGACAATGGAACATTCCTTGAATTTGAGACAGATATATCTCATATTGATGCAAAGCCATTCGGTAATTTGGCAAAGGTTTTTGTTGATGCTCTACGTTCATGGCCAGGGGTTGATTTTGAGGTTTTAATAGAGAGAAAAAAAAGCAAAAACGAACAAGTTCTTAATACAAAAGAAATTAGAGATACTATGGGCTGTTCTGATATACAGTATAAAGAAATACAGGATTTTGTTTATCAATCTATTGACAAAGAACTTACAAGAATTGGTATTAACACACAATTCGGCAATTTTTAA
- a CDS encoding (2Fe-2S) ferredoxin domain-containing protein, whose product MKNLEELKQIRDKVKKNLQMRSGKHKVRIVVCMATCGIAAGARQTMNTLVDLIEKSNRDDIVITTSGCAGFCEQEPMIQIYIEDKEPVVYGKVDLKAAEEIFEKHILNGQIVERYLFSKGK is encoded by the coding sequence ATGAAAAACTTAGAAGAACTAAAGCAGATAAGGGATAAAGTAAAGAAAAATCTTCAGATGCGGTCGGGAAAACACAAAGTTCGAATTGTTGTTTGCATGGCAACCTGTGGTATTGCTGCCGGAGCAAGGCAAACGATGAACACTCTGGTGGATCTTATTGAAAAGAGCAATAGGGACGATATTGTAATCACTACTTCCGGTTGTGCTGGATTTTGTGAGCAGGAACCTATGATCCAAATTTACATAGAAGATAAGGAACCCGTGGTTTATGGAAAGGTTGACTTAAAGGCTGCGGAAGAAATCTTTGAGAAGCATATTCTAAATGGTCAGATTGTAGAAAGATATCTTTTTTCTAAGGGAAAATAA
- the nuoF gene encoding NADH-quinone oxidoreductase subunit NuoF, with protein MNRIVLENCGKINPEDIEEYIGVGGYEALGMALERKTPEDIIKTVKDSKLVGRGGAGFPTGLKWSFARASKETQKYVICNADEGEPGTFKDRLIMEGDPHKVLEGMALCGYAIGANTAYIYIRGEYQLSIQRLTKAIKDAEKLGLLGKNIFGADFDFNVKIKIGAGSYVCGEETALLNSMEGLRGEPRLKPPFPAESGFLSKPTNVNNVETFANIAPIILNGSDWFKKFGTESTPGTKVYTILGHIKRPGLIEVPMGITLREIIYDYAGGMSSGKFKMAQIGGTAGDIVSSALMDAPLEYQSLQALGHNLGSGAILIMNETVLVADFLACCMKFFVHESCGKCSVCRIGTKQMYNAFKRMEKQEAYFDELETIKELAEELKLTAFCPMGQSVASPILSALKYFGKELALGVNPDRKREPVTRENPNIVLNYS; from the coding sequence ATGAATCGGATTGTTCTTGAGAACTGCGGGAAGATTAATCCTGAAGATATTGAAGAATACATCGGTGTTGGTGGATATGAAGCGCTAGGTATGGCTCTGGAGAGAAAAACGCCGGAAGATATTATTAAGACAGTAAAGGATTCCAAACTTGTAGGAAGAGGGGGCGCAGGATTTCCAACAGGTTTAAAATGGTCATTTGCTAGAGCATCGAAAGAGACGCAAAAATATGTTATATGCAATGCGGATGAAGGAGAGCCAGGCACCTTTAAGGATCGCCTGATTATGGAGGGAGACCCGCATAAGGTTCTGGAAGGTATGGCGCTTTGTGGATACGCAATAGGTGCTAATACAGCTTATATCTACATTCGCGGAGAATACCAGCTTTCTATTCAAAGATTAACAAAAGCCATAAAAGACGCTGAGAAATTAGGGCTATTAGGTAAAAATATTTTCGGTGCGGACTTTGATTTTAATGTAAAGATTAAGATTGGAGCAGGTTCTTATGTTTGCGGAGAAGAAACAGCTCTTCTGAATTCAATGGAAGGATTAAGAGGCGAGCCGAGACTTAAGCCGCCTTTTCCTGCTGAATCAGGATTTTTATCCAAGCCGACAAACGTAAATAATGTTGAAACCTTTGCCAATATAGCTCCTATTATATTAAACGGATCTGACTGGTTTAAGAAATTTGGAACAGAAAGCACTCCGGGAACTAAAGTCTATACCATATTGGGACATATAAAACGTCCCGGCTTGATTGAGGTTCCCATGGGAATCACTCTGAGAGAGATTATTTATGATTATGCTGGAGGCATGTCTTCCGGAAAATTCAAAATGGCTCAAATAGGAGGAACTGCCGGAGACATTGTTTCATCAGCTCTTATGGATGCTCCGCTTGAGTATCAGTCACTTCAGGCGCTGGGGCATAATCTGGGTTCCGGCGCAATATTGATTATGAATGAAACAGTTTTAGTTGCGGATTTCCTGGCTTGCTGCATGAAATTCTTTGTTCATGAGTCATGCGGAAAATGTTCTGTATGCAGAATTGGTACAAAACAGATGTATAACGCTTTCAAACGCATGGAAAAGCAGGAAGCCTATTTTGATGAACTTGAGACTATAAAAGAGCTGGCTGAGGAACTTAAACTTACAGCTTTTTGTCCTATGGGACAGTCTGTTGCTTCACCCATTCTTTCTGCTTTGAAGTATTTTGGAAAGGAACTCGCTCTAGGAGTAAATCCTGACAGGAAGCGAGAACCTGTAACCAGAGAAAACCCTAACATAGTATTAAACTATTCTTAG